The following nucleotide sequence is from Psychroserpens sp. Hel_I_66.
TTGCAGTATATTCTGCATTGCTTTGAGATATTTCATTTACCAAGACAATAACCTTTTCACCTTTATACGTCCAACCCCTTTTTCGACCAACTTTATGGCCATCTCGATGTGTGAATTCTCCGGGTTGATTTATACTGCCTTGTGTAAATTTAACAAAATATGAACGATTACTGTTCAAATAGTTACCAAGTTTGAACGGAACAAAGGTTGAAGGATAATTTCTAATATCTACAATGATGCCTTTGGTATCTTTAAATTCTTCTTTTAGTAAATCAATATCTTCATCTGTAATATTTTGTAAGGTAACATATCCAATATCATCATTTAGTTTTTTAAAACTGCTTTCAGTGCGCTCAGGATACCATCTATAATATCCTTTAATCTCGTTTTTATTGAATAGGTCTATAGATAAATCTCTGGTAGTTTCTTTGCGTTTTACAGTTAATTGCAAACTTTGCTTAGTAGAACGCAACATATCAAAACTAATATCCCTTAATCGCGTAGGTTGGTTCGAAGCTGGATAAAAAGCATTCATCTCTTCTACTAATAAATCAATAGGTTTATCATTGATATGTGTAATGACATCACCAATTTCTAATCCAGTGTCTTTACTTTTTTCTTCATCGAAAAAATCGTCTACAACTAGTTTGCTTTCAATAAATTTTACGTGAACGGGTGCAAAATAATAACCACGCTGTTCTTGGATTTTATCATTTCCTCCCCAAAGATTGGCATGTGTGTCTTTGATATCTGCAATCATTTGAAGTGCTGCCAACTCATATTCTAATTCATTGTTTGCATTTATGAACTTCGGAATATATTCTGAAAGACAACTATCCCAATCTTTATCTATTAGATGTTTATTCGGAAAGAAATAGTTAATCATATTCCAATAGCGATACACAAATAATAACCTGAAACCAGCGTCTGGATATTTCATTTCTGAATAGGGATTCTCATTTTTAAACTCGGGATTCCCAACACCTGGCATCATACCAATATAATAATGGTTACCTTGATTTCTATTTTTTTGAATGTACTGTAATTTGTTACTTAGTTCTTTGGAGATTGAGTTAGAAGTCATCCAGTCTAAATTGGGTTTTAGAAAGGCATTTTTAGATACTTCCTTACAAGATTTACAGAGTTCAACAGTACCTAATTGATCAATCCAAGCGATTAGAATAGCATCACGTTCTTCAATGGTTTTTGCATTTTGATAATCTGGTAAAACTCTAAATAATTCATAATCCCAATTAACATTGCCTTTGGCAATTTCAGGATGATGGTATTTCAAAAATCCCCAAACACGTCCTAGTAAATCTAAGTTCTCTATTTTTTGAGTAGTTAAATTTCCGAAGGTAATATTAGAACCATTATCAAATTCTTGATCTAATTGTACTTTGTCCAACGCTTTCTTTGGAGCTTGTTCTAAAGGTTTACCATCAATAGTTATTTCTAATTTATCGATCCATATTTTCCCAGAACCCGAAAGTAGTCCTCCAAACACTATTTGTTGTGCACGATTATCCAGATCTAATTCAATTTCATATTTTTTCCAGTCATTTGTGCCATTTATTTTTCTTGATCGCATATTATCAAATGCAATCTGTGGATCGATACGCAACCACAAACCTGCAAAACCATTAACGTTTTCCGTTTTGAGATAACCTGTGAGCTTAATTTTTTCACCTCCAAAATTGGCTGGAATAGTGTAGGCTAATGCCTTAAATTGTGTGTTGGCTCCCGTGCTTTCAATGGCTCCAGAGACTTTTCCATTTTTGACGACTGAGGTATCAAAAGAGACTTTGTAATCTCCAGTACCGAAGGTTGTCCAACCTTTAGCGCTATCGTTTTCAAGGATTTCAAAATCTAAATTGTGAGAGGTTTGCGCAGATATAAGAGCGTATAAAAAAAGTGTGATTGTTGAGAGTACTGTCGTTTTCATGATTGATTGATTTTTATCAAAAAAAGTATAATTCAAGAAAACTAGCTCTAACTAATTGTTAAATAACAAAATATTATGATTTGGTGTTCAGCATTTTATAAGCCTCTTCTATATATACTCCAATGTCATTACTAAATGTATTTGCATTGTTGTCTGGAGATTTTCTGTGTCCTAATCTCACGATTATGATGTTGTCATTTGGTTCTACTATAAC
It contains:
- a CDS encoding S41 family peptidase; protein product: MKTTVLSTITLFLYALISAQTSHNLDFEILENDSAKGWTTFGTGDYKVSFDTSVVKNGKVSGAIESTGANTQFKALAYTIPANFGGEKIKLTGYLKTENVNGFAGLWLRIDPQIAFDNMRSRKINGTNDWKKYEIELDLDNRAQQIVFGGLLSGSGKIWIDKLEITIDGKPLEQAPKKALDKVQLDQEFDNGSNITFGNLTTQKIENLDLLGRVWGFLKYHHPEIAKGNVNWDYELFRVLPDYQNAKTIEERDAILIAWIDQLGTVELCKSCKEVSKNAFLKPNLDWMTSNSISKELSNKLQYIQKNRNQGNHYYIGMMPGVGNPEFKNENPYSEMKYPDAGFRLLFVYRYWNMINYFFPNKHLIDKDWDSCLSEYIPKFINANNELEYELAALQMIADIKDTHANLWGGNDKIQEQRGYYFAPVHVKFIESKLVVDDFFDEEKSKDTGLEIGDVITHINDKPIDLLVEEMNAFYPASNQPTRLRDISFDMLRSTKQSLQLTVKRKETTRDLSIDLFNKNEIKGYYRWYPERTESSFKKLNDDIGYVTLQNITDEDIDLLKEEFKDTKGIIVDIRNYPSTFVPFKLGNYLNSNRSYFVKFTQGSINQPGEFTHRDGHKVGRKRGWTYKGEKVIVLVNEISQSNAEYTAMAFRAGDKTTIIGSTTAGADGNVSSINLPGGLSTMISGIGVQYPDGSETQRIGIVPDIEVKPTIKGITEGRDEVLEKAIELINQNITQTETIKH